The Streptomyces sp. NBC_01463 DNA window CCTCGGTCATGCTGATCGGCGACGGCGTCACCCCCGGCAACGAGGGCCGCGGCTACGTGCTGCGCCGCATCATGCGCCGCGCCATCCGCAACATGCGGCTGATGGGAGCCACCGGCTCGGTCGTCAGCGAGCTCGTCGACGTCGTGATCAACACGATGGGGCAGCAGTACCCCGAGCTGGTCACCGACCGCAAGCGCATCGAGACCGTCGCGCTCGCCGAGGAAGCCGCCTTCCTGAAGGCCCTCAAGGGCGGCACCAACATCCTGGAGACCGCCGTCACCGAGACCAAGGCCGCCGGCGGCCAGGTCCTCGCCGGTGACAAGGCGTTCCTGCTCCACGACACCTGGGGCTTCCCCATCGACCTCACCCTGGAGATGGCCGCCGAACAGGGCCTGTCCGTGGACGAGGACGGATTCCGCCGTCTGATGCAGGAGCAGCGGGACAAGGCCAAGGCCGACGCCAGGGCCAAGAAGACCGGTCACGCCGACCTGTCCGCCTACCGCGAGGTGGCCGACAACTCCGGTGTCACCGAGTTCACCGGCTACACCTCCACCGAGGGCGAGTCGACGATCGTCGGCCTCCTCGTCGACGGTGTCCCCTCGCCCGCCGCCTCCGAGGGCGACGACATCGAGGTCGTCCTGGACCGCACCCCGTTCTACGCCGAGGGCGGTGGCCAGCTCGCCGACCAGGGGCGGATCCGGCTCGACAACGGCGCCGTCATCCAGGTGCGCGACGTCCAGCAGCCCGTCCCCGGCGTCTCCGTGCACAAGGGCTCGGTCCAGGTCGGCGAGGTGACGGTCGGCGCCTCAGCGCTCGCCACCATCGACAACACCCGCCGCCGCGCCATCGCCCGCGCCCACAGCGCGACCCACCTCACGCACCAGGCGCTGCGCGACGCGCTCGGCCCGACGGCCGCCCAGGCCGGTTCGGAGAACTCCCCGGGCCGCTTCCGCTTCGACTTCGGTTCACCCGCCGCCGTACCCGGCACGGTCCTCGTCGACGTCGAGCAGAAGATCAACGAGGTCCTCTCGCGGGAGCTCGACGTGCAGGCCGAGGTCATGTCGATCGACGACGCGAAGAAGCAGGGCGCGATCGCCGAGTTCGGCGAGAAGTACGGCGAGCGGGTCCGCGTCGTCACCATCGGCGACTTCTCCAAGGAGCTGTGCGGCGGCACGCACGTCCACAACACCGCCCAGCTCGGTCTGGTGAAACTGCTCGGCGAGTCGTCCATCGGTTCCGGTGTCCGCCGCATCGAGGCCCTCGTCGGCGTCGACGCGTACAACTTCCTCGCCAAGGAGCACACGGTCGTCGCCCAGCTCCAGGAGCTGGTCAAGGGCCGCTCCGAGGAGCTCCCGGAGAAGATCGCCGGCATGCTCGGCAAGCTGAAGGACGCCGAGAAGGAGATCGAGAAGTTCCGCGCGGAGAAGGTCCTCGCGGCCGCCGCCGGACTGGTCGACTCCGCCAAGGACGTACGGGGCGTCGCCCTGGTCACCGGTCAGGTGCCGGACGGCACCTCCGCCGACGACCTGCGCAGGCTCGTCCTCGACGTCCGTGGGCGCATCCAGGGCGGCCGGCCGGCCGTCGTGGCCCTGTTCACCACGGCCAACGGACGCCCGCTGACCGTCATCGCCACCAACGAGGCCGCCCGCGAGCGCGGTCTCAAGGCCGGTGACCTGGTCCGCACCGCGGCCAAGACCCTCGGCGGCGGTGGCGGCGGCAAGCCGGACGTCGCGCAGGGCGGCGGTACCAACGCGGACGCCATCGGGGACGCTGTCGCCGCTGTCGAACGCCTCGTCACCGAGACGGCGTGACGCCGGACATGACGCAGATGCGCCGCGGTCGCCGGCTGGCGATCGACGTCGGGGACGCCCGGATCGGGGTCGCCTCGTGCGACCCCGACGGGATCCTCGCCACGCCGGTGGAGACCGTGCCGGGACGCGACGTCCCGGCCGCCCACCGGCGGCTCGGCCAGATCGTGGCGGAGTACGAGCCGATCGAGGTCATCGTCGGTCTGCCCCGGTCCCTGGGCGGCGGCGAGGGACCGGCCGCGGCCAAGGTCCGCGCGTTCACCGACGTGCTCGCCCGCGCGGTTGCACCCATTCCGGTGCGATTGCTGGACGAGAGGATGACCACAGTGACGGCCAGTCAGGGCCTGCGCGCATCGGGCGTGAAGTCCAAAAAGGGCCGATCCGTCATCGATCAGGCTGCCGCTGTGGTGATCCTTCAGAACGCTCTGGAGTCCGAACGGGCTTCGGGCAATCCACCCGGCGAGGGCGTCGAAGTGGTTGTCTGATCGCGATACGGTAACGTTCCGCGCGATGCGGCGGGTGTTCGAACAAACACCGCACAGCGAAGAGACGGAACGTCGTCTCGCGGCTCAAGGGGATCGATGACTGAGTATGGCCGGGGCCCCGGCTCCGAACCGTGGCATCCCGAGGACCCCTTGTACGGGGACCAGGGATGGGGAGGCCAGCAGCCTGCCCACGGCCAGAGCCAGTACGACGGCCGGCAGCAGCCCTACCCGTCGCAGGATCCGTACGCCCAGCAGCACCCGCAGCAGGATCAGCAGCACCAGCAGGACCCCTACGCGCAGCAGCACCAGCAGGACCCGTACGCCCAGCAGCCGCAGTACCAGCAGCAGCCCCCGTACGGCGCGCAGCAGGACCCGTACGCCCAGCAGCCTCCCTACAACGGCGGCTGGGACACCGGTCAGCAGCCCGCCGCGATGCCGTACGAGGGCCAGCAGGCCGCCCCGTACGGCTACGGCGAGACGAACGACTACTACGGCACCCCCGAGGCCTACCCGCCCCCGCAGCCCCCGGGCCGCCGTGAGGCCGCGCCGGAACAGGCCCCCGCGCAGCACCCCGACTGGGACCCGGAGGTCCAGCCGGAGGAGACGCACCCCTTCTTCACCGGCGCGGACGACGGCGACGCCAAGGACGACGACTCCTACGACGACGGCCCGCGTGAGTCCCGCCGCGGGAACGGGGACGGCGAGCGCCGCGGCAAGGGCAAGAAGAAGAAGGGCCGCAGCGGCTGCGCCTGCCTGGTCGTCTCCCTCGTCCTGGTCGGCGGTCTCGGCGGCGCGGGTTATGTCGGTTACTCCTTCTACAAGGACAAGTTCGGCGCGGCCCCCGACTACGCGGGCAGCGGCTCGGGCTCGGTCGAGGTGGAGATCCCCAAGGGCGCGTACGGCTACGACATCGGCAACATCCTGAAGAAGGCCGGCGTCGTCAAGAGCGTCGACGCGTTCGTCTCCGCGCAGAACGAGAACCCCAAGGGGAAGTCGATCCAGGCGGGCGTCTACCTCCTCCACTCGGAGATGTCTGCGTCCGAGGCCGTGAAGATGATGGTCGACCCGAAGAGCCAGAACCTTCTGGTGATTCCCGAGGGAACGCGCAATGTCGCCGTCTACGCGATGGTCGACAAGAAGCTGAACCTCAAGAAGGGCACGACCGAGGACATCGCCAAGTCCAAGAAGTCCGACCTGGGCCTGCCCGGCTGGGCGAGCAAGAACAAGGACATCAAGGACCCGCTGGAAGGATTCCTCTACCCGGCCGCGTATCCGGTGACGAAGGAGACCAAGCCGGAGGCGATCCTCAAGAAGATGGTCTCGCGGTCGAACGAGGAGTACGACAAGCTCGATCTCGCGGGCGCGGCCAAGAAGCACAATCTGGACGGTCCCTGGCAGATGCTCACGGCGGCCAGCCTGGTCCAGGCGGAAGGCAAGACGCACGACGACTTCCGCAAGATGGCGGAGGTCATCTACAACCGTCTCAAGCCGACCAATACCGAGACGAATCAGTACCTTCAGTTCGACTCGTCGTTCAATTACCTCAACAAGCAGAGCAAGATCAATATCACCCTGGAAGAGATCCGTAAGAACAAGGATCCGTACAACACGTACACCAGGCAGGGTCTTACCCCCGGACCCATCGGGAACCCCGGGAACGAAGCACTGGCGGCCGCTCTGAATCCGACCAACGACGGCTGGATCTACTTCGTGGCCACCGACGGTGAGCACAAGACCGAGTTCGCCAAGACCTACAAAGAGTTCCTGAAGCTCAAGGAAAAGTTCGATGGCCTCGACTGACGGGCACAGGAGGGCAGCCGTCCTCGGCTCGCCCATCGCCCACTCCCTCTCCCCGGTCCTGCACCGGGCCGCGTACGCCGAGCTCGGCCTCGACGGCTGGTCGTACGACCGGTTCGAGATCGACGAGCAGGCGTTGCCCGGCTTCGTCGCGGGTCTGGACGGCAGCTGGGCCGGGCTCTCCCTCACCATGCCGCTGAAGCGGGCGATCATCCCGCTGCTGGACGAGATCAGCGAGACCGCCTCCTCGGTCGAGGCGGTGAACACGGTGGTCCTCACCGAGGACGGCCGGCGCCTCGGGGACAACACCGATATCCCCGGCATGATCGCCGCCCTGCGCGAACGCGGTGTCGAGAAGACCGAGTCCGCCGCCGTCCTCGGTGCCGGAGCCACGGCCTCGTCCGCCCTCGCCGCGCTCTCGCGGATCTGCACCGGACCGGTCACGGCCTACGTCCGCAGCCGCGCGCGCGGTGACGAGATGCGCGGCTGGGGCGAGCGGCTCGGGGTCGATGTGCGGATCGCCGACTGGGCGGAGGCCGAGCAGGCGCTGCACGCCCCGCTGGTCATCGCGACGACACCGGCCGGAGCGACGGACGGGCTGACGGACGCCGTACCGGAGCATCCCGGCACGCTCTTCGACGTGCTGTACGAGCCCTGGCCCACCGGACTCGCAGCCGCCTGGACGGCCCGCGAAGGCGCAGTCGTCGGAGGTCTTGACCTTCTGGTGCACCAGGCCGTTCTTCAGGTGGAACAGATGACGGGACGCTCGCCCGCCCCGCTGGCCGCCATGCGGCAGGCCGGCGAGCAGGCGCTGGCAGCCCGCTGACCCCGCTTCCCGCCGGCCCGTCCCGTCCGTCTGATGGACCGGCGGCGGGCTGCGGTCCCCGGCCGTGGGAGGATCGGGGGCGGCGGGCCAGGGCCGCGCACCCGGTCGCGCCGTATGCAGTTACAGGCGCGAGCATGAGGAGCACCGTTGAGCAGGTTGCGCTGGCTGACCGCCGGAGAGTCGCACGGCCCCGCACTGGTGGCGACGCTGGAGGGTCTTCCCGCCGGTATCCCCGTCACCACGGAGATGGTGGCGGACGCGCTCGCCAGGCGACGGCTCGGATACGGGCGCGGCGCCCGGA harbors:
- a CDS encoding shikimate dehydrogenase, with protein sequence MASTDGHRRAAVLGSPIAHSLSPVLHRAAYAELGLDGWSYDRFEIDEQALPGFVAGLDGSWAGLSLTMPLKRAIIPLLDEISETASSVEAVNTVVLTEDGRRLGDNTDIPGMIAALRERGVEKTESAAVLGAGATASSALAALSRICTGPVTAYVRSRARGDEMRGWGERLGVDVRIADWAEAEQALHAPLVIATTPAGATDGLTDAVPEHPGTLFDVLYEPWPTGLAAAWTAREGAVVGGLDLLVHQAVLQVEQMTGRSPAPLAAMRQAGEQALAAR
- the mltG gene encoding endolytic transglycosylase MltG yields the protein MTEYGRGPGSEPWHPEDPLYGDQGWGGQQPAHGQSQYDGRQQPYPSQDPYAQQHPQQDQQHQQDPYAQQHQQDPYAQQPQYQQQPPYGAQQDPYAQQPPYNGGWDTGQQPAAMPYEGQQAAPYGYGETNDYYGTPEAYPPPQPPGRREAAPEQAPAQHPDWDPEVQPEETHPFFTGADDGDAKDDDSYDDGPRESRRGNGDGERRGKGKKKKGRSGCACLVVSLVLVGGLGGAGYVGYSFYKDKFGAAPDYAGSGSGSVEVEIPKGAYGYDIGNILKKAGVVKSVDAFVSAQNENPKGKSIQAGVYLLHSEMSASEAVKMMVDPKSQNLLVIPEGTRNVAVYAMVDKKLNLKKGTTEDIAKSKKSDLGLPGWASKNKDIKDPLEGFLYPAAYPVTKETKPEAILKKMVSRSNEEYDKLDLAGAAKKHNLDGPWQMLTAASLVQAEGKTHDDFRKMAEVIYNRLKPTNTETNQYLQFDSSFNYLNKQSKINITLEEIRKNKDPYNTYTRQGLTPGPIGNPGNEALAAALNPTNDGWIYFVATDGEHKTEFAKTYKEFLKLKEKFDGLD
- the ruvX gene encoding Holliday junction resolvase RuvX; the encoded protein is MTQMRRGRRLAIDVGDARIGVASCDPDGILATPVETVPGRDVPAAHRRLGQIVAEYEPIEVIVGLPRSLGGGEGPAAAKVRAFTDVLARAVAPIPVRLLDERMTTVTASQGLRASGVKSKKGRSVIDQAAAVVILQNALESERASGNPPGEGVEVVV
- the alaS gene encoding alanine--tRNA ligase, which produces MESAEIRRRWLSFYEERGHTVVPSASLIADDPTLLLVPAGMVPFKPYFLGEVKPPAPRVTSVQKCVRTPDIEEVGKTTRHGTFFQMCGNFSFGDYFKEGAIEYAWELLTGSVADGGFGLDPERLWITVYLDDDEAEQIWRDKIGVPAERIQRLGKKDNFWSMGVPGPCGPCSEINYDRGPEFGVEGGPAVNDERYVEIWNLVFMQYERGAGDGKDDFPILGDLPSKNIDTGLGLERLAMILQGVQNMYETDTLRVVMDRATELTGVRYGAAAGTDVSLRVVADHIRTSVMLIGDGVTPGNEGRGYVLRRIMRRAIRNMRLMGATGSVVSELVDVVINTMGQQYPELVTDRKRIETVALAEEAAFLKALKGGTNILETAVTETKAAGGQVLAGDKAFLLHDTWGFPIDLTLEMAAEQGLSVDEDGFRRLMQEQRDKAKADARAKKTGHADLSAYREVADNSGVTEFTGYTSTEGESTIVGLLVDGVPSPAASEGDDIEVVLDRTPFYAEGGGQLADQGRIRLDNGAVIQVRDVQQPVPGVSVHKGSVQVGEVTVGASALATIDNTRRRAIARAHSATHLTHQALRDALGPTAAQAGSENSPGRFRFDFGSPAAVPGTVLVDVEQKINEVLSRELDVQAEVMSIDDAKKQGAIAEFGEKYGERVRVVTIGDFSKELCGGTHVHNTAQLGLVKLLGESSIGSGVRRIEALVGVDAYNFLAKEHTVVAQLQELVKGRSEELPEKIAGMLGKLKDAEKEIEKFRAEKVLAAAAGLVDSAKDVRGVALVTGQVPDGTSADDLRRLVLDVRGRIQGGRPAVVALFTTANGRPLTVIATNEAARERGLKAGDLVRTAAKTLGGGGGGKPDVAQGGGTNADAIGDAVAAVERLVTETA